From the Clostridium cagae genome, the window TTACTTTTCCATAATTATCCTTTTGGACTATTATACCAAAAAAAATGGTGACAGTCACCATTTACCTGTTAGTGCCTGTCACCAGCATGTAGTCACTAACATATACATTAAATCAATTCGCCAGAAGGCAAAAAATAATACCACTCTCCATTATCCAATACTCTTTCAGTCATCATTTTCCCTAATAAATTAAAATAATACCATTGTCCATTAATACTTCTCCAACCAGTAACCATTTCTCCATTTGAATCAAAATAATACCATTGTTCTCCTTTGTTTAGCCACCCTGTCACCATGTTTCCATAAGAATCTAAAAAATACCACTTATCATTAAATGTGTCATGATACCATTCATCCTTAAGTGAATCACCTAAATAATTATTATATTGCCATAATCCATTTACAATTACCCATTGATTTCTTTTAGCATTATTTGAAACCTTATTATCAAACTTACTTAGTGAATTATTTTGATTTTTTATATCATTATCTTTAGATTGTTCTAAATTAGATGATGATTCATTATCATCACCACTTGATATTCCTTCATTGCTATCTAAAGATTTCTTAACTGTTAATTTATATTCCTTTTTTACATTTTTATCATCATCTGCATCAGATTTTGAATCATAAGTCTTTATATAAATCTTTGTAATTCCATCAGATAATAAAATATCTTTTCCCTTATAATTCTTTTTTCCATCATTCTTATATATTGCATAATCTGCTGCATCAGTAGATGTATCTATTCTAATAGAATCAATATCACTATCTACCTTAACACAATAATTTTCCTTAGATTTTTTATTAAAATTAGTCTTTTTCCATTCACTATCTAATAAATTAACTTCATCTCCACTTTTAGCTTCAAATACACCTAATTTCTTAAGTAAATAATCATCCTTTGTAGATGCATATACCTTTTCATTATTAAAAATTTTATAATTTACTGGTAACACTGAAGAAAATGCTCCAATAATAAGTGTCGTTGCAATAATTCTCTTTAATTTTTTATTCATATTTAATCGCCCCTCTTACAATGTATATACTTAGTTTATTTTCCACAATAATCTTATATATTAATACATTATACAATAAATAGTTATAAATTCATAATTAAAAATAGTCATTATCACTACCGAACATTCTCATTATAATAAAATTGCCTTAATCACCGTAAAATATATTACAATACTCATCCAAATTAAAAACACATAAATTACTGTTACCATATCATTTGAATATAAAACAAGTGGCAGTTATACCATAAAATAACTGCCACCAAATAGTAAATACTATTATTGTAAACTTCCGTCTGAATTAAAGTGATATTTTGTTCCATCTATATATCTTGAACTAGTAATCATTTCTCCATTTAAATTAAAGTAATACCATTTGCCATTTACTGATAACCACTCATTCTTTTTCATTTTTCCACTATCATCTAAATAAAACCACTTATTTTTATGATATACCCAACCTGTTTGCATAGCTCCAGTAGAATCCGAATAATACCAGCTACCTTCATTTCTAAACCAACCTGAATACAATTTACCAGTTGATTTAAAGCAATACCATTTTCCATTAATACATTCCCAATCAGTTGCTGCTACTCCACTATCTTTTAAATAGTACCATTCTTGATCATCATATATCCACTTTGATGTTTCTATATATCCAGTAGTTTCATTAAAGTAATATCTTTCATCTTTATTTACAGAATACCAGCCTTTAGCTACTGTTCCATCAGCTTTTAAGTAACATGAATTCGCTCCATCTTGAGCCCATTGTGATTTTCTAACTTCACCTTTTTCATCAAGACAATATATCTTATCTCCATCTTTTATCCATTGACTATAAAGTTGATATCCTTTTTTAGGGGAAAAATAGCATCTCTTTCCATCAACAATTTGCCATCCTGTTTCCATGGCTCCATCAACTCTATTAAA encodes:
- a CDS encoding N-acetylmuramoyl-L-alanine amidase family protein, which translates into the protein MNKKLKRIIATTLIIGAFSSVLPVNYKIFNNEKVYASTKDDYLLKKLGVFEAKSGDEVNLLDSEWKKTNFNKKSKENYCVKVDSDIDSIRIDTSTDAADYAIYKNDGKKNYKGKDILLSDGITKIYIKTYDSKSDADDDKNVKKEYKLTVKKSLDSNEGISSGDDNESSSNLEQSKDNDIKNQNNSLSKFDNKVSNNAKRNQWVIVNGLWQYNNYLGDSLKDEWYHDTFNDKWYFLDSYGNMVTGWLNKGEQWYYFDSNGEMVTGWRSINGQWYYFNLLGKMMTERVLDNGEWYYFLPSGELI